Proteins found in one Drosophila innubila isolate TH190305 chromosome X, UK_Dinn_1.0, whole genome shotgun sequence genomic segment:
- the LOC117787639 gene encoding uncharacterized protein PB18E9.04c — translation MWQYFVLIASLCTIPLQSSAFWWPKSTTETPRSQVLQQIPLTYFRTYTYQPLAGETFSVPLFGYGAAQTPLLSGRHYNPYAVTSYAAARRHDAAAAGHKTDVTPPAMGSSSTLSSTSPAPSTTTTSTTTTTPAPTTTTTTTTSTTTSSTTSAPPPPPSSTTEASSSQRYAAYNAEYPTYTRRVNNLYNTRPQYPYPDYFNYQPQSTLSEKSGTRIQFVPCMCPVSMPSMSSLSGMGLNSASTSTDQDRPTGVSISSTAAYAPATVAEVPNVERNIVSVQARQMESEEAELEDEGDAVSTEDTDTPVDSKVTMEQQDTTPTLESNSLV, via the exons ATGTGGCAATACTTTGTG CTGATCGCTAGTCTGTGCACTATTCCTCTGCAGAGCAGCGCCTTTTGGTGGCCCAAGTCAACGAC CGAAACTCCCCGCTCCCAGGTGCTGCAACAGATCCCGCTCACCTACTTCCGCACCTACACATACCAGCCGTTGGCGGGCGAGACATTTAGCGTACCACTCTTTGGCTATGGGGCAGCACAGACTCCGCTGCTGTCCGGGCGCCATTACAATCCGTATGCGGTGACCAGCTATGCGGCAGCACGACGTCAtgatgctgccgctgccggaCACAAGACGGACGTAACACCACCCGCAATGGGCAGCAGTAGCACTTTGTCCAGCACATCGCCAGCGCCAAGTACAACGACCAcctcgacaacaacaaccacgccggcaccaacaactacaactacaacaacaacatcaacgacaACGAGCAGCACAACCagtgctcctcctcctccgcccaGCAGCACGACAGAAGCATCATCATCGCAGCGCTACGCCGCCTACAATGCGGAGTATCCGACCTACACTCGCCGTGTGAACAATCTCTATAATACCCGGCCGCAATATCCGTATCCGGACTATTTCAACTATCAGCCGCAGAGTACGCTGTCTGAGAAAAGCGGCACTCGCATTCAGTTTGTGCCCTGCATGTGTCCAGTCAGCATGCCCAGCATGTCGAGTCTGTCGGGAATGGGCCTTAACAGTGCCAGCACCAGCACAGACCAGGACCGACCCACGGGAGTATCCATTAGCAGTACCGCTGCGTATGCTCCAGCCACAGTTGCAGAAGTTCCGAATGTGGAACGTAACATTGTCAGTGTACAGGCGCGACAAATGGAGAGCGAGGAAGCTGAGTTGGAGGATGAGGGGGATGCTGTCTCAACGGAGGATACTGATACTCCCGTTGACTCGAAAGTTACCATGGAGCAGCAGGACACCACGCCCACCCTTGAGTCCAACAGCCTGGTTTAG
- the LOC117787657 gene encoding uncharacterized protein LOC117787657 produces the protein MASWTLALLRLLGAVQWSWTWTPVRAPYSQAHSYLNAAQRPLWILEDELMKHHRVDRSEADYDTTTHETTSRRMRQDRELQPPPIRIVVRPDAPPPPPPPPPPLMVPYYQRPHRLQIPSHYVQQRRQSPSMLRRQPRTEQRSRQPQSLPIFDNAPGDNTLSATSYPIFVYNGTKGELLVNTMLSAQRYPMQEPVPGQILYPPSTPMFRPKPIVERFRLPGQRELLNLTLIPFYAHEAITSAPITTTPTMLIDSSTTPMPRPYETQMPPSKRRRNPKKAKQYNAYRSPQEVMQRQPVLRASPALAAPNNHRHHLAADTEFFGSPAEGLEQALLEELEELGSEVKEPIEQIELEEQQQLEETTSVGGGGSSSSSSSLQIVYMDDSLESPTDTLASTTAVPHPQRQSSRYSMKREYFAFPVYTLGKLLQDQKSDKIRMGHIVKMNDSTEHGDTWFILNSRYKGPHRNGQKSSQNKYFTSKYVQNSKGTSS, from the exons ATGGCCAGTTGGACTTTGGCGCTGCTCCGCCTGCTCGGAGCTGTACAGTGGAGCTGGACGTGGACGCCAGTAAGGGCACCGTATTCCCAAGCACATAGCTATCTGAATGCGGCACAACGTCCGCTCTGGATACTCGAGGATGAGCTGATGAAGCATCATCGCGTGGATAGATCGGAGGCAGACTATGACACGACAACCCATGAAACAACTTCACGACGAATGAGGCAGGATCGAGAACTACAGCCACCGCCCATTAGAATTGTGGTGCGACCGGATGCaccacctcctcctccgcctccgcctccccCTTTGATGGTACCGTACTATCAACGACCTCACCGCTTGCAGATACCGAGTCACTACGTCCAGCAGCGACGCCAGAGTCCGTCCATGTTACGGCGGCAGCCAAGGACGGAGCAACGAAGTCGCCAGCCGCAGTCGTTGCCCATATTTGATAATGCACCTGGGGACAACACCTTGTCGGCGACCAGTTATCCAATCTTTGTCTACAATGGCACCAAAGGTGAGCTCCTGGTCAACACAATGCTGAGTGCCCAACGGTATCCGATGCAGGAGCCGGTGCCTGGTCAAATACTCTATCCGCCCTCGACTCCCATGTTTCGACCCAAGCCCATTGTGGAGCGCTTCCGACTGCCCGGTCAGAGGGAGTTGCTCAACTTGACGCTGATTCCCTTCTATGCCCATGAGGCAATCACCTCGGCGCCAATAACAACGACACCGACAATGTTGATAGATTCATCCAC TACTCCAATGCCGAGACCTTACGAAACTCAAATGCCGCCTAGCAAACGCAGAAGGAATCCAAAGAAGGCCAAGCAGTATAACGCCTATCGATCACCCCAGGAGGTGATGCAACGGCAGCCAGTGCTGCGTGCATCACCGGCACTGGCAGCACCCAACAATCATCGTCATCACCTGGCTGCAGACACCGAATTCTTTGGCAGCCCAGCAGAGGGATTGGAACAGGCGTTGCTCGAGGAGCTTGAGGAGCTGGGCTCTGAGGTGAAGGAGCCCATCGAGCAGATAGAACTggaagagcagcagcaactggaaGAGACCACCAGCgttggcggcggcggcagcagtagcagtagcAGTTCCTTACAGATCGTCTACATGGACGACAGTCTGGAGTCACCCACGGACACCCTGGCCAGCACCACGGCGGTGCCACATCCGCAACGCCAGAGCTCACGTTATTCCATGAAACGCGAGTACTTTGCCTTCCCCGTCTACACGTTGGGCAAACTGCTGCAGGATCAGAAGAGCGACAAAATCCGAATGGGGCACATTGTGAAAATGAATGACTCCACGGAGCATGGAGACACTTGGTTCATCTTAAATTCACG CTATAAAGGACCCCATCGCAATGGCCAGAAGAGTAGTCAAAACAAGTACTTCACTTCAAAGTATGTACAGAATTCCAAGGGGACCTCGAGTTAA
- the LOC117793769 gene encoding mitochondrial 2-oxodicarboxylate carrier, whose translation MSNTHDISPARRAAFQVLAGGSAGFLEVCIMQPLDVVKTRMQIQCTPASAISAEGTYTGVFDCFAKMYRQEGIASYWKGLIPPILAETPKRAIKFLVFEQTKQFFQFGSPTPTPLTFSLAGLTAGTLEAIAVNPFEVVKVAQQANRQKKMISTFQVAREIVNRDGFGLRGLNKGVTATMGRNGLFNMVYFGFYHSVKNVVPESKDSTWEFLRKVTIGFTAGTLACFFNIPFDVAKSRIQGPQPVPNQIKYRGTLSSIAIVYREEGFRALYKGLVPKIMRLGPGGAIMLLVFDYAYEYLLLNHS comes from the exons ATGAGCAATACACACGACATATCGCCCGCGAGACGAGCTGCCTTCCAGGTGTTGGCTGGCGGCTCTGCCGGATTCCTCGAGGTGTGCATCATGCAGCCCCTGGACGTGGTCAAGACCCGCATGCAGATCCAGTGCACTCCCGCCAGCGCAATCTCAGCCGAG gGAACTTATACTGGCGTTTTTGACTGCTTCGCCAAGATGTACCGACAGGAGGGTATTGCATCGTATTGGAAGGGCCTAATTCCGCCTATTCTAGCCGAAACACCCAAGCGGGCTATTAAGTTTCTGGTATTTGAGCAGACGAAGCAATTCTTTCAGTTTGGCTCACCAACACCGACACCGCTGACATTCTCCCTGGCGGGATTGACGGCGGGCACATTGGAGGCCATTGCAGTGAATCCCTTTGAGGTTGTGAAGGTGGCACAGCAAGCGAATCGTCAAAAGAAAATGATAAGCACCTTCCAAGTTGCCCGGGAGATTGTAAATCGTGACGGCTTTGGGCTGAGAGGTCTCAACAAAGGCGTGACCGCAACAATGGGACGCAACGGTCTCTTTAACATGGTCTACTTTGGTTTCTACCACAGCGTAAAGAATGTTGTGCCCGAGTCGAAGGATAGCACCTGGGAGTTCTTGCGTAAGGTGACCATTGGCTTCACGGCCGGCACCCTTGCCTGCTTCTTTAATATACCCTTCGATGTGGCCAAGTCCCGCATCCAGGGACCACAGCCAGTGCCCAACCAGATCAAGTACCGCGGCACATTAAGCTCAATAGCCATTGTTTACCGGGAGGAAGGATTCCGGGCGCTCTACAAGGGTCTGGTACCCAAGATAATGCGACTCGGTCCCGGTGGCGCCATCATGCTGCTCGTCTTCGACTATGCCTACGAATATTTATTGCTGAATCATTCGTAG